A region of Domibacillus sp. DTU_2020_1001157_1_SI_ALB_TIR_016 DNA encodes the following proteins:
- a CDS encoding helix-turn-helix transcriptional regulator encodes MNLNRLMALRKDRNWSLQYVSDQLGMAKSTYAGYESGYRRPSLEAITAMADLFHTSVDYILGRVDKPGTHADPPNRQDEKTIDLNNLENCMLSVDGQALSEEEIRQFVAFIKAKRELEQPARSK; translated from the coding sequence ATGAATTTAAACAGGTTAATGGCCCTGCGAAAAGACAGAAACTGGTCGCTGCAGTATGTATCCGATCAACTTGGCATGGCTAAAAGTACATATGCGGGTTATGAATCAGGCTATCGCCGGCCTTCACTTGAAGCCATTACAGCTATGGCTGACTTGTTTCATACATCCGTAGACTATATTTTAGGCAGAGTAGACAAACCCGGCACTCATGCAGACCCGCCGAACCGCCAGGATGAAAAAACCATAGACTTAAACAATCTGGAAAATTGTATGCTGTCGGTGGATGGCCAGGCTCTTTCGGAAGAAGAAATCCGCCAGTTTGTTGCGTTTATCAAAGCGAAGCGGGAACTTGAGCAGCCGGCACGCAGCAAGTGA
- a CDS encoding MEDS domain-containing protein: protein MTKNSANPIVEQPKMEGHIFYFSENQQKYIENAASFIVSGIERGGCVLLIENEKIMALLRKRIARTLTKEQLKKVLSVNNYDYYYYSRGAFDTPSIVSYFSKLMQPYVELNLPIFTWAHIEWNDEQEITSKIISFEKSANNVVTSMKLLSICAYNADRLTLSMKESLMEHHDAMMTDDGLVNI from the coding sequence GTGACAAAAAACAGCGCTAATCCAATAGTAGAGCAGCCAAAAATGGAAGGACATATTTTTTACTTCTCTGAAAACCAACAAAAATATATAGAAAATGCAGCTTCTTTTATCGTTTCAGGCATTGAGCGCGGTGGCTGCGTGCTTTTAATTGAAAATGAAAAAATAATGGCGTTGCTTCGGAAGAGAATAGCTCGTACTTTAACAAAAGAACAGCTCAAAAAAGTACTTTCTGTCAATAACTATGATTATTACTATTATTCCCGGGGTGCATTTGATACCCCATCGATTGTTTCGTATTTTTCTAAATTAATGCAGCCTTACGTTGAACTCAATCTTCCTATTTTCACTTGGGCTCATATAGAATGGAATGACGAACAGGAAATTACTTCTAAAATAATATCTTTTGAAAAGAGCGCCAATAATGTGGTCACTTCTATGAAGCTGCTATCTATCTGCGCATACAACGCCGACCGGTTAACATTATCGATGAAAGAGTCTTTAATGGAGCATCATGATGCAATGATGACAGATGACGGGCTGGTCAATATATGA
- a CDS encoding class F sortase, which produces MKSILLLGAASLICFLLFGYTSSYISHPSVQSKEQKQTSADAAEEPPEFTLLDEEVQKLMAESKKTAANSIVPASVEMPAIGVNAVIEPVGILENGQMGVPKEVNNVGWFEPGIKPGNVGNAVLAGHVDSQTGPAVFFDLKKLEKGDEVIVKNAEGKQLTFVVQSKRSYERNSAPINEVFGSSDEKKLNLITCTGRFDRSEGTHEERLVVYTKLKEDPVQKPFAPTNVEVHGTFVSWHAVREKTVVGYRIYREENGQFKHVASISAFERKSYSDPEAQNHRYYVTSVDKYNQESKPSEITPKP; this is translated from the coding sequence ATGAAATCCATTTTATTATTAGGAGCTGCGAGCTTAATCTGTTTTCTTTTGTTCGGCTATACGAGCAGCTATATCTCTCATCCTTCTGTTCAAAGTAAGGAGCAGAAGCAAACGTCGGCCGATGCTGCAGAAGAGCCGCCGGAATTCACGCTTCTTGATGAAGAAGTGCAGAAGCTGATGGCAGAATCGAAAAAAACAGCCGCAAACAGTATTGTGCCAGCCAGTGTAGAAATGCCGGCCATTGGAGTGAACGCAGTCATTGAACCCGTTGGTATTTTAGAAAATGGGCAGATGGGGGTCCCAAAGGAAGTCAATAACGTCGGCTGGTTTGAACCTGGTATTAAACCGGGGAATGTCGGCAATGCCGTTTTAGCAGGTCATGTTGACAGTCAAACCGGTCCGGCCGTTTTTTTCGATCTTAAAAAGCTCGAAAAAGGCGATGAAGTAATTGTCAAAAATGCTGAAGGAAAACAGCTGACATTTGTAGTGCAGTCGAAACGGAGCTATGAGCGAAATTCAGCGCCAATCAACGAGGTTTTTGGCTCCTCGGACGAAAAGAAATTAAATTTAATTACGTGTACCGGCCGGTTCGACCGATCAGAAGGTACTCATGAAGAACGGCTTGTCGTATATACAAAGTTAAAAGAAGACCCGGTTCAAAAGCCATTCGCACCAACTAACGTTGAAGTACATGGTACCTTTGTTTCCTGGCACGCTGTACGGGAAAAAACGGTTGTCGGCTATCGTATTTACCGCGAAGAAAACGGCCAGTTCAAACATGTGGCAAGTATATCGGCTTTTGAACGAAAGAGTTATAGCGATCCAGAAGCTCAAAACCACCGGTATTATGTAACATCAGTGGATAAATACAATCAGGAATCCAAACCATCCGAGATAACGCCAAAGCCATAA
- a CDS encoding copper amine oxidase, which produces MKIKKQAKKLLAPAIGLTLLAPGAASASANADAAPSVETPAVELRSSLDHLLSEHYVLAITVMTKAYDGADDAAAAQKALEQNAADMEPAIASLYGKEGAAEFERIFSGHNEDTAKVAQAAKTKDAEARAAAEKDIDQFVQEFSAFLATATGGKLPSTTSEEVIRVHENQVLSVFDHYTAGDYEAANVEFREGYKHMYDVSKALSTAIVTQMPDKFDHTKADTPAADLRSTLNSLAAEHFALAATGMQKGFDRKPDYDFVSWAEDANTADFKAAISSMYGEEGAAQFEKVWQTNHINAQAELVIATLEGDDEAVNTAKGKLHTFANDFGTFLETATGKKLPAQDAAAAVKEHEGLLQQTFEEYTASNYNASYASFREGYAYMFGIGQVLGKAIVTQMPDRFTEAAVPDEMPKTGLGGTESSGMMAALWAVMGTGFGFAAAVMLRRKAVHK; this is translated from the coding sequence ATGAAAATCAAAAAGCAGGCAAAAAAGCTTTTAGCCCCGGCGATCGGGCTGACTTTACTGGCACCAGGTGCCGCATCCGCATCCGCAAATGCGGATGCGGCTCCATCCGTTGAAACACCGGCAGTAGAGCTTCGTTCATCACTAGACCACTTATTATCAGAGCATTATGTACTTGCGATTACAGTCATGACAAAAGCCTACGACGGAGCTGATGACGCAGCGGCTGCCCAAAAAGCACTTGAGCAAAATGCAGCTGACATGGAACCTGCCATCGCTTCTCTTTACGGGAAAGAAGGGGCCGCCGAGTTTGAGCGCATTTTCAGCGGGCATAATGAAGATACAGCCAAAGTGGCACAAGCAGCAAAAACAAAAGATGCTGAAGCACGTGCGGCAGCCGAAAAGGATATTGACCAATTTGTCCAGGAGTTTTCTGCTTTCCTGGCAACTGCTACGGGCGGAAAGCTGCCATCCACAACGTCTGAAGAAGTGATCCGCGTTCATGAAAACCAGGTGCTGTCTGTTTTTGATCACTATACAGCGGGCGATTATGAAGCAGCCAACGTAGAATTTCGAGAAGGCTACAAACATATGTATGATGTCAGCAAAGCGCTATCAACTGCGATTGTTACACAAATGCCGGACAAGTTTGATCATACAAAAGCGGATACGCCTGCAGCGGACCTGCGCTCTACACTAAACAGCCTGGCAGCAGAACACTTTGCGCTCGCGGCAACGGGCATGCAAAAAGGGTTTGATAGGAAGCCAGATTACGATTTTGTCAGCTGGGCAGAAGATGCCAATACAGCAGATTTTAAAGCAGCCATCTCCTCCATGTATGGAGAAGAAGGGGCCGCCCAATTTGAAAAAGTATGGCAGACCAATCATATTAATGCTCAAGCGGAGTTGGTTATCGCAACATTAGAAGGCGATGATGAAGCAGTCAACACTGCAAAAGGAAAACTTCATACATTTGCTAATGATTTCGGCACTTTTTTAGAAACAGCGACCGGCAAAAAGCTGCCGGCCCAGGATGCGGCAGCGGCAGTAAAAGAACATGAAGGCCTTCTGCAGCAGACGTTTGAGGAATATACGGCGAGTAATTATAATGCGTCTTATGCTTCTTTTCGTGAAGGCTATGCGTATATGTTTGGCATTGGACAAGTGCTTGGCAAAGCAATCGTTACACAAATGCCAGATCGATTTACTGAAGCAGCTGTGCCGGATGAAATGCCAAAAACAGGTCTTGGCGGAACAGAAAGCAGCGGAATGATGGCAGCGCTGTGGGCTGTGATGGGCACGGGTTTTGGCTTTGCTGCGGCTGTTATGCTTCGCCGTAAAGCCGTTCATAAGTAA
- a CDS encoding sigma-70 family RNA polymerase sigma factor, protein MGEQDYELYQRLQQSDKRALELLYERYEKLLFSFAFRMTGRRDLSEEIVQEVFIKVWTKPDLYDQSKGKFSSWLLTITRNASIDHMRKKSEQSEGLSDHHQLQSREPAVEDTVQWKEEGKALRTAITHLAEDQQEIIELFYFKGLSQRTIADERNIPLGTVKGRIRLALKHLKKHLHTEKGGEKS, encoded by the coding sequence ATGGGCGAGCAGGATTATGAGTTGTACCAGCGGCTTCAGCAATCAGACAAGCGCGCGCTGGAACTGCTTTATGAGCGGTATGAAAAGCTGTTGTTTTCATTTGCTTTCCGAATGACCGGCAGGCGGGATCTGTCGGAGGAAATCGTTCAGGAAGTTTTTATAAAAGTGTGGACAAAGCCAGACCTTTACGACCAGTCAAAAGGAAAGTTTTCTTCCTGGCTGCTGACTATTACAAGAAATGCAAGCATTGATCATATGCGTAAAAAAAGCGAGCAAAGCGAAGGGCTTTCAGACCATCACCAGCTTCAAAGCCGCGAGCCGGCCGTTGAAGATACCGTACAATGGAAGGAAGAAGGAAAAGCTTTGCGAACAGCGATCACTCATCTCGCTGAAGACCAGCAGGAAATCATCGAGCTTTTTTATTTTAAAGGCCTTTCCCAGCGGACAATTGCGGATGAACGGAATATTCCGCTCGGAACCGTTAAAGGGCGGATACGACTTGCCTTAAAGCATTTAAAGAAACATTTGCATACAGAGAAAGGAGGAGAAAAATCGTGA
- a CDS encoding anti-sigma factor domain-containing protein → MTKEQHQCDKLLDYFNRTLPEAEQTAFEEHLAACPDCQEELGELQMLTEDLPYLAEPVEPNEGMKDRVLAAVFAETKTPEKTVTPEKIEPAPVTKTQPSRKPWPWLQPLLAASLLLSASANAYFLLSDREEVAEPRTASVIRDVQLAATEGFNGSAKATMISENQADSVVLQAEQLKSLSGTEAYQVWLIDESGNKVRAGTFRPNENGSGAVSHAMPEAKNGDWKMIAITLEPTPDSAQPLGDIVLAAEL, encoded by the coding sequence GTGACGAAGGAACAACATCAATGTGATAAGTTACTCGATTACTTTAACCGAACACTACCTGAAGCCGAACAAACCGCATTTGAAGAGCATCTTGCCGCCTGCCCGGACTGCCAGGAAGAGCTTGGGGAGCTCCAAATGCTGACAGAAGATCTGCCGTATCTAGCAGAGCCTGTAGAGCCAAATGAAGGAATGAAAGACCGGGTGTTAGCTGCTGTTTTTGCAGAAACGAAGACTCCTGAAAAAACAGTCACTCCCGAAAAAATAGAGCCGGCTCCTGTAACAAAAACACAGCCGTCGCGAAAGCCTTGGCCATGGCTTCAGCCTCTTCTTGCCGCTTCTCTCCTTTTATCCGCCAGCGCCAACGCTTATTTCTTGTTAAGTGACCGGGAAGAAGTCGCCGAGCCAAGAACAGCCAGTGTGATACGGGATGTTCAGCTTGCCGCAACAGAAGGATTTAATGGATCTGCTAAAGCGACTATGATCAGTGAGAATCAAGCTGATTCAGTTGTTCTTCAGGCAGAACAACTGAAGAGCCTTTCGGGAACAGAAGCGTATCAGGTCTGGCTGATTGATGAAAGTGGCAATAAAGTGAGGGCCGGCACGTTCCGTCCTAATGAAAATGGAAGCGGCGCTGTTTCCCATGCTATGCCTGAAGCAAAAAATGGCGACTGGAAAATGATCGCCATCACGCTTGAACCGACACCGGACAGCGCGCAGCCGCTTGGAGATATTGTCTTGGCAGCAGAGCTTTAA
- a CDS encoding PAS domain S-box protein: MKKYSRPNQENKVLFNSLNTLSQEPNSHDSEGTPQLLQELSDIKFALDASSIVAITDHRGIIHYVNNQFCHISKYTREELIGCDHRVVNSGFHSKEFFKDMWRTISTGKVWKGEIRNRAKDGSLYWVDTTIVPFLNQDGKPYQYLAIRYEITDRKKVEEELQEMTQRLIEVQEEERRSLSRNLHDGVGQNLYSHLITISRLSAEVDHPLIEKMQEETRQLIEEIREISWELRPSVLDDLGLIPAIRSYLSRYSDHHQIDVLFDCMLNRRLTVHQETVVYRIIQEALTNIQKYAQTSKADVAIREMEGVVRLMIEDRGKGFQMSATSRGVGLFSMEERARAIGGTLEIRSAPDKGTTIIVELPFNESEK; this comes from the coding sequence ATGAAAAAATACAGCAGGCCAAATCAAGAAAACAAGGTTCTGTTTAATAGTCTGAATACCTTGTCTCAAGAGCCGAATAGTCACGATTCTGAAGGAACACCACAGCTTTTACAGGAACTGAGCGACATTAAATTTGCTCTTGATGCCTCTTCCATCGTAGCTATTACCGACCACCGTGGTATTATCCATTACGTCAATAATCAGTTTTGCCACATTTCAAAGTATACAAGAGAAGAGCTGATTGGATGCGACCACCGGGTGGTCAATTCAGGCTTTCATTCAAAAGAGTTTTTCAAGGATATGTGGAGAACGATTTCTACGGGAAAGGTGTGGAAAGGAGAAATTCGAAACAGGGCCAAGGACGGCTCTTTGTACTGGGTAGACACGACAATCGTGCCGTTTTTAAACCAGGATGGTAAGCCCTATCAATATTTGGCCATTCGCTACGAAATTACCGACCGAAAAAAAGTGGAAGAAGAGCTACAGGAAATGACACAGCGGTTAATTGAAGTGCAGGAAGAAGAACGCCGAAGCTTGTCTCGAAACCTGCATGATGGGGTGGGCCAGAACCTTTACAGCCATTTGATTACCATCAGCCGTTTAAGTGCAGAGGTCGATCATCCTTTGATCGAGAAAATGCAGGAAGAAACCAGGCAGTTAATTGAGGAAATCAGGGAGATTTCCTGGGAGCTGCGTCCATCCGTGCTCGATGATCTAGGGCTGATTCCAGCCATTCGCTCGTATCTTTCCCGATACTCCGATCATCATCAAATCGATGTTCTATTTGATTGCATGTTAAACCGCCGGCTCACTGTTCACCAGGAAACAGTTGTCTACCGTATTATTCAAGAAGCACTGACTAATATTCAAAAATATGCTCAAACGAGTAAAGCAGATGTGGCCATTCGGGAGATGGAGGGTGTAGTCCGGCTGATGATTGAAGATCGGGGAAAAGGGTTCCAGATGAGCGCGACATCCCGGGGTGTAGGCTTATTTAGCATGGAAGAGAGAGCGCGTGCCATAGGCGGAACGCTTGAAATTCGCTCGGCGCCGGACAAAGGAACGACCATTATTGTTGAACTGCCATTTAATGAAAGCGAAAAGTAG
- a CDS encoding GAF domain-containing protein, with the protein MNHQQPEPVEKLFASLKEAVSSDFVAYALQRRAGTDITWLYALGNRNDKYKRITVRYGKGIAGKVVSTGSPISVDAFPHGIHGKALDYPIMLAEQLVSAYAVPLFHTSCPKGVLLIGRRKVRPFTEDEKGTVNVFAKEVERLIM; encoded by the coding sequence ATGAATCATCAACAGCCGGAACCAGTAGAAAAGTTGTTTGCATCCTTGAAAGAAGCCGTTTCAAGCGACTTTGTGGCTTATGCGCTTCAGCGCCGTGCAGGCACCGATATTACCTGGCTTTATGCGCTGGGCAACCGTAATGATAAATATAAGCGTATTACAGTCCGGTATGGAAAAGGAATTGCAGGAAAAGTGGTATCTACGGGCAGCCCGATTTCAGTTGATGCCTTTCCACACGGGATTCATGGAAAAGCACTTGATTATCCGATTATGCTCGCTGAGCAGCTCGTTTCTGCTTATGCAGTGCCGCTGTTTCATACAAGCTGCCCGAAAGGCGTTCTGCTTATTGGACGCAGGAAGGTCCGCCCGTTTACAGAAGACGAAAAAGGGACAGTCAATGTGTTTGCGAAAGAGGTTGAACGCTTGATTATGTAA
- a CDS encoding response regulator transcription factor: MIKILLVDDHSVVRMGLRMLLNNQEDMNVVGEASEGNEGIQKALELKPNVVIMDLSMPHGKDGMSATSELKRLLPEANILILTMHDDEEYLFQAIESGASGCLLKSAPHDELLSAVRSVAAGNAYLHPSATRRLMEEYVGSVKQNGGTGSSFSLLSDREREVLTLIAKGFSNKEIAEKLVISVKTVETHKGNLTEKLQMKTKPELVAYALKKGLLGYGNRGIDG, translated from the coding sequence ATGATTAAAATACTGCTGGTTGACGATCATTCCGTTGTACGGATGGGACTGCGGATGCTGCTAAATAATCAGGAAGATATGAATGTGGTAGGAGAAGCGTCAGAAGGAAATGAAGGAATCCAAAAAGCGCTGGAGCTTAAGCCGAACGTGGTGATCATGGATTTGAGCATGCCGCATGGCAAAGACGGTATGTCGGCTACATCGGAATTAAAACGGCTTCTGCCGGAAGCAAACATCTTAATTTTAACGATGCATGATGATGAAGAATACTTGTTTCAGGCCATTGAATCAGGCGCATCCGGCTGTTTGTTAAAAAGTGCACCGCATGATGAATTGCTGTCGGCGGTACGGTCTGTTGCGGCCGGAAATGCCTACCTTCATCCATCGGCAACGAGAAGGCTCATGGAAGAATATGTAGGAAGCGTTAAGCAAAATGGGGGAACGGGAAGCAGCTTCAGCTTATTGTCCGATCGAGAGAGGGAAGTGCTTACCCTTATCGCAAAAGGATTTTCAAACAAAGAGATTGCCGAAAAGCTGGTGATCAGTGTGAAAACAGTAGAAACCCATAAAGGGAATTTAACAGAGAAATTACAAATGAAAACAAAGCCAGAGCTTGTCGCGTACGCATTGAAAAAAGGCCTGCTTGGGTACGGAAATCGGGGCATTGACGGATGA
- a CDS encoding sensor histidine kinase encodes MSIQPMDHQISSYIIMSQEEELKRIALDLHEGVGQTLYSVYTGLNVVESAADGPEVKHYLQDMVQLLEKTIKEVRMLAVELHPPTLHTVGLLSAINSYTKLYTDTYGIMVEIETIGEPGKIEEKGTVALFRVFQESLANIAKYADTSKAKVTIIWGEGTVTMGISDRGRGFEAEQGMEKASGLAAMKGRMALVGGTFHLESIKGEGTIIEVSLPSL; translated from the coding sequence ATGAGCATCCAGCCAATGGATCACCAGATAAGTTCTTATATTATTATGTCGCAGGAAGAAGAGCTTAAACGCATTGCGCTGGACCTTCATGAAGGAGTCGGCCAGACGCTTTATAGTGTTTACACAGGATTAAATGTAGTGGAATCCGCTGCCGATGGGCCTGAAGTGAAGCATTATCTGCAGGATATGGTGCAGCTGCTCGAGAAAACGATTAAAGAAGTAAGAATGCTGGCGGTGGAGCTGCATCCACCTACTCTTCATACGGTCGGCCTTTTATCCGCCATTAACAGCTATACAAAGTTATATACGGATACTTATGGTATTATGGTAGAAATTGAAACGATTGGCGAGCCAGGAAAAATAGAGGAAAAAGGAACAGTTGCCCTGTTTCGCGTATTCCAGGAATCTTTAGCGAACATTGCCAAGTATGCAGATACCTCAAAAGCAAAAGTGACTATTATTTGGGGAGAGGGCACTGTAACGATGGGAATTTCCGATCGGGGCAGAGGATTCGAAGCCGAGCAGGGAATGGAAAAAGCTTCAGGGCTGGCCGCTATGAAAGGCAGGATGGCATTAGTTGGAGGGACATTCCATTTAGAATCTATTAAAGGAGAAGGCACAATTATTGAAGTTTCTCTTCCTTCTCTTTAA
- a CDS encoding MFS transporter: MMKKIQLPLQTLNLTAGFMIWVILSSLMPFIKEDIAIPPEQLAWITAIPVVLGSILRIPLGYYANVFGARKMFMASFVLLMFPVYYISAANSSVDLMVGGLFLGVSGAIFSVGVTSLPKYYPKERHGFVNGIYGAGNLGTAITAFGAPVVASAIGWSATVQLYLILLGIFLIVNFFLGDKAETKVRTPLLEQIKGVYKNEKMWMLSLFYFITFGSFVAFTVYLPNFLVTNFELDKVDAGMRTAGFIIAATLMRPVGGWLADRFHSLILLMFVFTGVAAASVLLAFAPSIAWYTVGCLTIAFCAGAGNGVIFKLVPMFFHKQAGVVNGIVSAMGGLGGFFPPLMLMVLFKLTGHYAIGFMALSQLALVSLVLVIWMFYQEKLSIASQIIHHTAEGMILTDTSGKIMAVNPAFTALTGYEPEEAIGKNPNFLKSGIQTKEFYQDMWKTIGQKGVWQGEVWNRRKDGQNYLEWLTISAIKNEAGETKQYVGLISDVTAHKSKS; this comes from the coding sequence ATGATGAAGAAAATACAACTGCCGCTGCAGACATTGAACTTAACCGCTGGTTTTATGATTTGGGTCATTCTTTCCTCGCTTATGCCTTTTATTAAAGAAGACATTGCCATTCCGCCAGAGCAGCTGGCTTGGATTACAGCCATTCCGGTTGTGCTTGGTTCTATTTTACGCATCCCGCTTGGGTACTACGCCAATGTATTTGGTGCACGGAAAATGTTTATGGCAAGCTTTGTGCTGTTAATGTTCCCAGTTTACTACATTAGCGCTGCAAACAGTTCAGTAGATTTGATGGTCGGCGGCTTGTTTTTAGGGGTCAGCGGTGCGATCTTTTCAGTAGGGGTTACGTCTCTTCCTAAATATTATCCGAAGGAACGCCATGGCTTTGTAAACGGTATTTATGGAGCTGGAAATCTGGGAACGGCTATTACTGCTTTTGGAGCGCCTGTTGTGGCTTCGGCAATCGGCTGGTCCGCCACTGTACAGCTTTATTTAATTTTACTTGGCATTTTCCTGATTGTGAATTTTTTCCTTGGCGATAAAGCTGAAACAAAAGTGCGGACGCCGCTGCTGGAGCAAATAAAAGGCGTGTATAAAAACGAAAAAATGTGGATGCTCAGCTTGTTTTACTTTATTACATTCGGTTCATTTGTGGCGTTTACCGTTTATCTGCCAAACTTTCTCGTAACGAATTTTGAACTCGATAAAGTGGATGCGGGAATGAGAACGGCCGGCTTTATTATCGCTGCTACGCTCATGAGACCTGTAGGAGGCTGGCTGGCAGACCGGTTTCACTCCCTTATTTTACTGATGTTTGTATTCACAGGTGTTGCAGCCGCTTCTGTTCTGCTTGCTTTTGCGCCGTCTATCGCCTGGTACACAGTGGGCTGCTTAACGATCGCTTTTTGCGCGGGAGCAGGAAATGGCGTGATTTTTAAACTGGTTCCGATGTTTTTTCATAAGCAGGCCGGTGTTGTCAACGGCATCGTTTCTGCAATGGGCGGACTGGGCGGATTTTTCCCGCCGCTTATGTTAATGGTATTATTTAAATTAACAGGGCATTACGCGATTGGCTTTATGGCACTGTCCCAATTGGCTCTTGTCAGCCTCGTTCTTGTAATTTGGATGTTTTATCAGGAAAAGCTCAGCATTGCCAGCCAGATTATTCATCATACTGCTGAAGGCATGATTTTAACGGATACAAGCGGGAAAATTATGGCGGTAAACCCTGCCTTCACAGCTCTAACAGGCTATGAGCCGGAAGAAGCGATCGGAAAAAATCCAAACTTCTTAAAGTCCGGCATTCAAACAAAAGAATTTTATCAGGACATGTGGAAGACGATTGGACAAAAAGGTGTCTGGCAGGGGGAAGTCTGGAACCGCCGAAAAGACGGCCAGAACTACCTGGAGTGGCTGACCATCAGCGCCATTAAAAATGAAGCGGGAGAAACGAAACAATACGTCGGCTTGATCAGCGATGTAACAGCCCATAAATCAAAGAGTTAA
- a CDS encoding Rieske 2Fe-2S domain-containing protein, with protein MMEKNSKIPFKEDNYTHNIERNGERTLDRRGFMKTLVGAAGLFAVSSLPWGAVAAKELMGLGDKEYPRKKIADVSSVAIGDSVDFTFPGEHDSALLIRISENKYVAYQNACTHLRCPVFWVKEKSEMICPCHHGKFDVQTGAPTAGPPRRPLPEIKVKVENGTIYAVGVKRYEA; from the coding sequence ATGATGGAGAAAAACAGTAAAATTCCATTTAAAGAAGATAACTATACGCATAATATTGAACGAAACGGCGAGCGGACACTGGATCGGCGCGGATTTATGAAAACACTTGTAGGAGCAGCGGGCTTGTTTGCGGTTTCTTCACTTCCCTGGGGGGCGGTTGCCGCCAAGGAACTGATGGGACTTGGTGATAAAGAGTATCCGAGAAAGAAAATTGCCGATGTGTCCAGTGTCGCCATTGGGGATTCCGTTGATTTCACTTTTCCCGGGGAGCATGACAGCGCACTTTTGATCCGGATTAGTGAAAACAAATATGTTGCGTATCAAAATGCATGCACACACTTACGCTGCCCTGTTTTTTGGGTGAAAGAAAAAAGTGAAATGATCTGTCCGTGTCATCACGGAAAATTCGATGTTCAAACAGGAGCACCAACGGCCGGCCCGCCAAGACGGCCGCTGCCGGAAATTAAAGTGAAAGTGGAAAACGGCACCATTTATGCGGTTGGGGTAAAGCGCTATGAAGCGTAA
- a CDS encoding 4Fe-4S dicluster domain-containing protein → MKKRLYLELENCIGCRSCLAACTQCGGHEERNRNYVYDVNPLVNRQTMPLMCLHCVNPACARSCPAQAIQIHETGAVLSALVEKCIGCQNCTIACPYGIPKFDTEQNLMYKCDLCIDRTKDGIPPMCASVCPSNTLQWLTEEEIERKKKQHETGNGKWVTSMPYLEGDTNVKISLPGILQGVTKLF, encoded by the coding sequence ATGAAAAAGAGATTATATCTAGAACTTGAAAACTGTATCGGCTGCCGTTCCTGCCTTGCCGCTTGTACCCAGTGCGGCGGGCATGAAGAACGGAACCGTAATTACGTATACGATGTGAATCCGCTTGTAAACCGGCAGACGATGCCTTTAATGTGCCTTCACTGCGTCAATCCGGCTTGTGCAAGAAGCTGCCCGGCACAAGCTATTCAAATTCACGAAACAGGCGCTGTTTTGTCCGCGCTGGTGGAAAAGTGCATTGGCTGCCAGAACTGCACCATCGCCTGCCCGTATGGGATTCCAAAGTTTGATACGGAGCAGAATTTAATGTACAAATGCGATTTATGTATCGACCGGACAAAAGACGGCATCCCGCCTATGTGTGCAAGTGTCTGCCCATCTAATACGCTTCAGTGGCTGACAGAAGAAGAGATTGAAAGAAAGAAAAAACAGCATGAAACAGGAAACGGAAAATGGGTAACAAGCATGCCGTACTTAGAAGGAGATACGAATGTGAAAATCAGTCTTCCAGGTATTCTGCAAGGTGTAACCAAGCTGTTTTAG